A segment of the Bdellovibrio bacteriovorus genome:
CCTGAGCAACGAATCCCTTTCCCGCGAAATTTCTTTCTTCCCGGCGCGGGTTCTGATGCAGGACTTTACCGGCGTGCCGGCCGTGGTGGATCTGGCGGCGATGCGGGATGCGATGAAGTCACTGGGCGGGGATCCGAAAAAGATCAACCCGCTGGTGCCGGTGGATCTGGTGATCGACCACTCCGTGATGGTCGATGCCTTCGGGACACCAAAGTCCTTTGATGAAAACGTTAAGATGGAATTTGAGCGAAACCACGAACGTTATGTCTTCCTGAAATGGGGGCAGAATGCGTTCCAGAACTTCAAAGTGGTTCCGCCGGGCACAGGTATTTGTCATCAGGTGAATCTGGAATATCTGGGTAAAACTGTATGGTCCAATCACGGGCCGGAGGGTGCCAACGCCTTCCCGGACACGCTGGTGGGCACGGACAGTCACACCACCATGATCAACGGTCTGGCCGTACTGGGCTGGGGTGTGGGTGGTATCGAGGCGGAAGCGGTGATGCTGGGGCAACCTCTCAGCATGCTGATTCCGGAAGTGGTCGGCTTTAAACTTGATGGCAAAATGAAAGAAGGCACAACGGCGACGGATCTTGTTCTGACCATCACGCAAATGCTGCGTAAAAAAGGTGTGGTCGGCAAGTTCGTTGAATTCTATGGTCCGGGTCTGGCATCCATGTCACTGGCGGATCGTGCGACGATTGCCAATATGGCTCCGGAATATGGTGCCACCTGCGGATTCTTCCCGGTGGATGAGCAGACGATGAAGTATCTGCGTCTGTCCGGGCGTGATGCCGCAACAATTTCTCTGGTTGAAGCTTATGCGAAAGAAACCGGTTTGTGGCGTTCTGAAGAAGCTGAAAAGCACTATCACTTCAATGACACTCTTCATTTGGATATGTCGACGGTGGAGCCTTCGCTGGCGGGACCAAAGCGTCCTCAGGACCGCGTGGTGCTGGCGGGCGCTGCGGAAGACTTTAAAAAACAACTGGTGGCGGGCTTCCAGGTGGAGGCTGACAAAGCCAGCAAAACCGCTTCTGCGGTGGCGGTGGACAGTGAATCCTATTCACTGGGCCACGGGGACGTGGTGATCGCCGCGATCACGAGCTGCACCAACACGTCCAATCCGTCGGTGATGATCGGGGCGGGCCTGGTGGCGAAGAAAGCCGTGGAAAAAGGTTTGACCGTGAAGCCGTGGGTGAAGACGTCCCTGGCTCCGGGTTCTCAGGTGGTGACGGACTATCTTGAGCGCGCCGGTTTGCAGACTTATCTGGACAAACTGGGTTTCAATCTTGTGGGTTACGGCTGCACGACTTGTATCGGAAACTCCGGTCCATTGGAAGCGCCCGTTGCGGGAGCAGTGGAAAAAGGAAATCTGGTTGTGGCTTCGGTTCTTTCCGGCAACCGCAACTTTGAAGGTCGTATCAATCCGCATGTGAAAGCCAACTATCTGGCGTCCCCGATGCTGGTGGTGGCGCACGCGTTGGCGGGAAATATGATGATTGATATCACCCGTGATTCGCTGGGTACTGATTCGGCCGGTAAACCGGTGTATTTGAAAGACATCTGGCCCAGCACGCAGGAAATCCAGGACACCATCAACAAGACTGTTGAAACGAAAATGTTCGACACCCGTTATGGAAATGTTTTTGCCGGAACTGAGGACTGGCAAAAAATCAACACGACGTCCTCTCAGGTGTACAACTGGGAGCCAAGCACTTACATCAAGAACCCTCCGTACTTCGAAGGCATGACTTTGAAGCCGGAAGCTGTTCATGACGTGAAGGGCGCTCGCCCATTGGCCATTCTTGGCGACTCCATCACGACCGACCATATTTCTCCGGCAGGCAGTATCAAAAAGGATTCCCCGGCAGGTCGTTATCTGACTTCACACGGTGTAGAGGCCAAAGATTTCAACTCTTACGGATCCCGGCGTGGTAACGACGAGGTGATGGTGCGCGGAACCTTTGCAAACATCCGTATCAAGAATGAGATGCTTCAAGGGGTGGAAGGCGGCATGACCAAATACGTGCCAAGTGGTGAAACACTGGCGATCTATGATGCCTCTGTGAAGTACCAGTCCACGATGACCCCGCTGGTGGTGATCGCAGGGAAAGAGTACGGTACCGGCTCTTCCCGTGACTGGGCGGCCAAGGGCACTCGCCTTTTGGGTGTGAAGGCTGTGATCGCGGAAAGCTTTGAGCGCATTCACCGTTCCAATCTGATTGGTATGGGGGTGTTGCCGTTGCAATTCCATCCGGGCACAGATCGCAAAACTTTGCATTTGGATGGCAGTGAGACGTTTGATATTTCCGGCATTGAATCCGGGATGAAACCGCAGCAGGATCTGACGTTGACGATTCATCGCGCCGACGGCAAGAAAGAGGACGTGAAGGTGCGTTCCCGCATCGACACCGCCGTCGAACTTGAGTACTACAAGAATGGCGGCATCCTTCATTATGTTCTGAGAAAACTGGTCTAGTTCCTTGCATATTCACAAGCTCTCGCCTGAACAGGCGAGAGCTCTGTCCACCGGCCAGGTCCAAAAAATTACCTTCCTTTAAGAAACTGTCCCAAGCCCTTCAGTAAAGTTCGCATCAAAACGAAAAGTAGATCAGAACGTTATCGAGGAGTTATACATCTATGGGCAACATCACGTCCTGGTTTCGCGGCATCAAGGGAAAACTTCTATTCGCAGCGGCCCTTCCGATTGTGGCTTTCTGTATGGTCGGGGTTATCTCTGTTAACGGTGTGGGTCGCGTGAATGAGCTTCTGAAAAGTTCGCACAACGAAATCATTCCCAATATTCTGATTCTGACGGACATGCGCATTTCCCGGAATGCTTTTGGATTTCGTGCTTACTCAGCGCTAAGCCTTTTCAAGGCGGGGAAAGATATCGACGGCGAAGTGACGATGGCCGAACAGGCTTTGCATTCCTATCGCAAGGACTATGAAAAATACACCAAGACGTCTTTCACGGAAGAAGAAAAGGTCCTGTTTGAAAAGGCTCAGGACAAGTTCCCGGCCATTCTGGCGATCATGGAAGACATTCTGAAAAATCTTAAATCCAAAGATGCCGCCAGCCTTGAGAAAGCCGAAGAGCTTCTGCGCGGGGCCTACACCGTGGCGGGTGTTCCGGTGAGTGAGTTCACCGCCGCAGCCTTGAAAATCTATGAAGGTAAAGCCACGGCCGAAGGAGTACTGGCTCATCAGGCCGAGCAGTCTGTAAAGATGTGGAATATTCTGACAACGATCATCGGGAATATTCTGATTTCCGGGACGTTGCTGTGGATTGCTTCGCGCATGTCCAAAGAGATCTCCGGCATCTCGGAAAAACTGACGGAAGCCAGCAATCATGTCGCCGGTGCCGTGACCCAGATGACCAGTGCGGGTACAAGCTTGTCCCAGTCTTCCACGGAAGCGGCAGCTTCTTTGGAGGAAACCGTGGCTTCTTTGGAAGAGCTTTCTTCCATGGTGCAGATGAACTCGGATAACGCCAAACAGGCGGCAAGTCTTTCGGCCTCCTCCCGTGAGGTTGCGGAAAAAGGTCAGGGTGAAATTTCAAAACTGATTTCGTCCATGGAGCAGATCTCGGGTTCCTCGCGAAAAATTGAGGAAATCATTCATGTGATCGACGATATCGCCTTTCAGACCAACCTGCTGGCGCTGAACGCCGCGGTGGAAGCCGCCCGTGCCGGAGAGCAGGGGAAAGGTTTTGCCGTGGTGGCTGAAGCCGTCCGTGCGCTGGCGCAACGAAGCGCCTCTGCCGCCAAGGACATCACCCAGTTGATCAAGCAGTCCGTGCAGCAGGTGGAAGAGGGCAGCCAGATTGCCAGCTCCAGTGGTGTGGTTCTGGATAATATTGTGACTTCAGTTAAAAAAGTGGCGGATTTGAACAATGAAATCGCCACGGCCAGCACCGAGCAGACAGCCGGGATTCAGCAGATCAGTAAAGCCATGAACCAGCTTGATCAGTCCGCACAGAGCAACGCGGCTTCCGCTGAAGAAATCGCCGCCTCCAGTGCCGAGATTGACTCGATGGCCGCGACCTCCCAGAAACTGACGTCTCAACTGAATGAAGTGATCCACGGTAAAGGGGGTGTGACGGCTGTTGCGCCGACAGTTGCCGCCGTGGCGGTCAGCAAGACGCCTGCCGTGACGGCCTCCCAGGCAGTAAAGGTGGTGGCCCCGAAGAAAGCTGCGAAAGCCTCGGCTGCCAGCGAGGTGATTCCGTTTGATGACGATCGCCAGGTGGGCACCATCGAGGGCTTCTAAGGCGGCCAAAACGCCTGTGTTGAACTTCTTTACTATGTGACTTTTTAGGGCCCCTTTCAGGGGCCTTTTCCATTCAAAGCCTCCAGCTTGCAGTACAGTGTCTCAAAATGTGGCAAAGTCTTTGCTGTATGAAATTCGTCTTTTCATAAAAAAGAACGGAGTGATTATGAAGAACGTTATGAAGTACGGAGTCGTAGCCGCGGCTTTGGTTGTCAGTCAATCCGCGTCGGCCTCTTTCTGGGGTAAGGTGAAAAATGCCTTTAACGACTGCAAATACGAAGATCAGGAGTACAGCCAGGTCTATTCGTATGAAAAAGCCGTGACGCCGCGTCTGCCAGAATACCTAAGACCGCAGCAGGCATTCAGTGAGCAGGATTTCTATTCCAAGCCCTGGCTGCGTGATTTCCGCTATGTGATCGTGATCAACAAGGCTGAACATGGCCGTACCGCCCAGACAATGCGTGTGTACGAATATGGCCGCGTTGTTATCAACAGCAAAGTATCCACAGGCCGCGAGGGTCTGGAGCTGAAACGCAAAAACAAAGAGTGCACGGGCGCTCCGGCGAAGTCTTACTGGTCTCAGACCCCAACGGGTTATTACACGCCGAAATTCCTGTCTAAAGATCACCACTCCAGTTCATGGGATTCTTCCATGCCGTTTGCGATCTTCTATGACGTGGACAACGGTTTGGCTTTGCATGAAGTTTACAAGAAATACACGGACTATCTTGGAGGCCGCGCTTCCGGTGGTTGCACCCGTCAGGATGCGAAAACAGCTGAAGAGTTGTTCAACCGTGTGAAGGAAACTGAGCGCGCCACCATCCCTGAAATCAATCCGGACGGAACTCCGGTGTTGAATGAGGATGGCAGCGTGAAGTACATCAATTCTCAGTACTGGACAAGCCAGAAGACCGGCGAAACTGTGAAGTTCAACACTTTCAGTGCGCTGATCATCGTGCAGGACGTAAGAGACTAATTCTTATTTCCGTTAACCATCAGAATAAATGCATATTCCGTGGCCGTTTCTTTCAACTGATCGAAGCGGCCGGAAGCTCCTCCATGACCTGACTCCATGTCAGTCTTCAAAAGAATCATCGAAGTCCCTTTGTTGTGTTCGCGAAGCTTCGGCACCCATTTCGCCGGCTCCCAGTATTGTACCTGAGAATCGTGGAAACCTGTTGTCACCAAAACATTCGGATAAGCCTGGTCCTTGACGTTGTCGTAAGGAGAGTACTTGCGGATGTACTCGTAGTCCTCTTTCACATTCGGATTGCCCCACTGGTCGTATTCGCTGGTGGTCAAAGGAATGCTATCATCCAGCATGGTTGAGATCACATCCACGAACGGCACCTGGGCCACCATACCTTTGTAAAGATCCGGGCGCAGATTCATCACCGCCCCCATCAAAAGGCCGCCGGCACTTCCACCCATGGCAAAAGTGTGTTCCGGAGTCGAATAGCCGTCTTTGATCAGAGCTTCGGTGACGTCAATAAAGTCATTGAAGGTGTTCATCTTTGAATGCGTGCGGCCCTGGTCATACCAGTGACGGCCCATCTCGGAACCCCCACGGATGTGAGCCTTGGCATAGACAAAACCGCGATCCACCAGGCTGAACAGATTGCTGCTGAACCAAGGGTCCATGTTCGCGCCGTAGGATCCGTAGCCGTAAACCAGCATCGAGGACTTGCCGTCTTTCTTGAAGTCCTTTTTCATGATCAGGGACACCGGAACTTTGGTGCCATCGCGAACTGTCAGGAATACGCGCTCGGTTTTGTACAAGTCGGCGTTGTAGTTCGGGATCTCTTTCACTTTTTTCAAAACCTGTTCTTTGGTTTTGACGTTCAGTTCGTAAACAGAATCCGGTAGACGCATGGATTCATAGTTATAGCGCAGCCATTCGGTGTCGTATTCACGGTTGTCGCCGACAGATGCCAGATAGCTTGGATCTGCGAACTTCAGCTCGTAAGGATTCTGGGCGTTGCGGTCCGCAATGCGCACTTGAGTCAGGCCGTTGTGACGCTCGTCCAGTGCGATGAAGTCCTTAAACACGGTGACGCTTTCCAGGTACGTGTCATCCCGGTGAGGGATCAGTTCTTTCCAGTGTTTTTCCTCGGTGTGATCAAGGTCTGCCACCATCAATTTGTAATTGCGGGCGTTTTTATTGGAAACGATATAGAACTTGTCGCCGCCATCCGTGACCGAGTATTCGTGCGCACGTTCGCGTGGATTGAACACCTTGAAAGTCCCTAGGGGGGTGTCTGCCGACATGAAACGTGTTTCGGTCGTCAGGGTGCTGTAGGAGCCGACGAAGATGAACTTTTCAGACAAAGACTTGTAAACGTAAACGCTGAAGGTGTCGTCTTTCTCGTGATAGACCAGATCCTTTTTGTGCGTTTTGATGTTGTAGCGATAGATCTTCTCTGAACGCAGGGTTTCTGGGTGCTGTTCGGTATAGAAGATCGTTTCATTGTCATTGGCCCAGCTCAGGTTGCCGGTGACATTTTCGATTTTTTCCGCCAGCACTTTCCCGGTGGTCAGATCCTTAAAGTGAATCGTGTAGAATCGTCGGCCCACGGTATCCACCGCATAAGCCATCATTTTGTGGTTTGGACTCATGCGCGGACCGGTTGAGCTGAAGTAGCTGTGCCCTTTTGCCAGTTCCGGAACATTGATCAGAATTTCTTCCGGGCCCGTGGGGCTGCCTTTGTGGCGGGTGTGCAAAGGGTACTGCTGGCCCTTCTCATATCTAGCCGAATACCAGTAGTCACCGTCCTTGGCCGGCACGAAGGATTCATCTTCCTTCACGCGGGACTTCAGCTCCTGGAATATCTTTTCCTCAAGCTCTTTGGCGGGCTTCATCATTTCGTCAGTGTAGGCATTTTCTTTTTTCAGATAGTCGACGACTTTGGGATTCTCGCGTTCGCGCAGCCAGAAATAGTCGTCCATACGGATGTCGCCGTGTTTGGAAAGCTCGGTTGTGATCTTTTCAGGTTTCGGATAATCAAGATAATTTTTGTGCATGCATGAAACTCCCAGAAGTGCGATAGCCAAGACACTTTTTTTCATTCGAAAAGGCTATCACCATCTTCCGGGAATTGGGAAGCACAAGAACCTTACGGTCTGGCTTCACGCTCCGAGGACGGACGTGATTTTCTGTCTGCGTCAGCGCGCTGAGCGCGGGTGTAAGCATCCAGGAACGTTGTTCTGGCGAATTCCTCCAAAGATGTGGCCGTGGTGTTCTTTTTGTCGCGGTTGAAGGTGCCGGCGATGGTGCCGTTATTGAACGAGCGGCTCATTTCCAGCATGGCATCTGACCAGTCTTCGCTCAGACCGGCTCCGATCAGGTAATTTCTCATTTCCTGTTCAGGGACCTCGACATATTCAAGGTCGGGTTTTTTGATGGCCTGACCGATGATGCGCATAGCTTCTTCGAAGGTCACATCACGCTCACCTAAAAGATATTCGACATTGTGGGATTTGAACTCCGGATGCATCAACAGGAACGCAGCCCGGGCCGCAATATCACGGGTGGCAATCATTGGCACCGGAACTTCTCCGGACATGGTTCCAAAGAAGCGGTTCATCGAGATAATGCTGGGAATTCCGCTGAGCAGGTTTTCCATAAAGTACGTCGGGCGAAGGTGTACGATGTCCGCGCGGGTGATGGAGTTCAGCCTTTCTTCCTGATCATGCAGACCCAGGATAGGGCCTGTGCCGCTTTCAAGGTCGGCTCCGACACTGGAAAGATTCACCACCTTTTTGACGCCGGCCTCTTCGATGGCTTCGGCAATGACTTCACCGAATTTGTTTTGATAGAAGCGCACTTCTTTGGCGCTCAGGTCCGGGGGAATCATCGTAAAGACGGCGGAACAGCCACGCATGCAGTCCATCAGGAAGCTAACGTCATTGGCGTCACCTTGCGCCAGTTCCGCGCCACGGAAGGCCTCTTTGTTTGGGAACTTGCGGGCCACGCAGCGCACTTGTTGGCTGTTTGCCAGAAGGTGAGTGGTGATTTTTGAACCGATGTGACCTGTAGCTCCCATAACAAGAATCATAGCCCGTCTCCTTAAAATATGAGTGTAGGCTTCAATGGTAGGGGATCGGCTTCGGAGGGGGGAACTTACAAATTAGAAAGGCTGCTTTGTGGGCAGCCTTTCTTTGGTTTTATTCTACTCCGCCAGGGTCGGAGTGTAGACCAGCTAGTTTTGTTTGGCGTCTGCCAAGAGTTGCTCGGCGTGGGCCAGGGATGTTTTGGAGATCTTTTCACCGCTGATAAGACGGGCGATTTCCTGAACACGATCCTTTTGTTTGAGTTCTGACACGACCATATTGACAGAATCTTTTTGCGGAGACTTCTGGATAAAGAAGTGAATATCTCCGAACGCTGCCACCTGTGGAAGGTGAGTCACGCAGACAACCTGTTGTCCTTTGGCAATCGTGCGCAGCTTGCGACCGACTTTTTCCGCCGTTTCGCCAGACACGCCGGTATCCACTTCATCAAACAGATACGTGCGCGGCTGATTGCTGGAGCCCACCACGCGCTTCAATGACAAAAGAATACGGCTCAACTCACCACCCGAAGCAAACTTCGCCAGTGGGCGTTTTGCGTCCTTGGCAGAGGTCTGACTTAGGAATTCCACATCACTTAGACCTGTGGACGCCAGTTCCTGCAGTTTTTCAGTCATCACATGGAAGGTCACGCCTTTCATGTTCAGATCCAGCAGTTCTGCGTTCACGCTGTCGGCCAGAAGCTCGGCTCCTTTTTGACGGCGTTTGTGCAGATCCGCACCCAGGGTTTCAAGCTCTTTCAAAATTACAGAAGCTTCTTTTTTCAAAGATTCCACGCGGCTTTCAGAGTTTTGCAGGTTGGAGATTTCAATTTCCATCTCCATCAAAGCCTTCAGGATGTCATCGACCGTGGCGCCGTATTTTTTCTGCAGCTTGCGCAGATCGCTCAGGCGGCTTTCGGCTTCTTCCAGACGTTGAGGGTCCGCATCGATCTTGTTTGCGTACTGGCGCAGGTCATAGATGCTTTCATCAATCAAAGTCTTGGCCTGTTCCAGGTTTTCAAGTTTCGCCGCAATCTGCGGGTCGACGTTGGAAATCTCAAGGCCTTTTTTCAGGATCGCATTCAGGCGGCTGATCGCAGAATCATCATCCGTGTACAGGGCTGATTCCGCCTGATCCACAAATGCACCAATACGATTTGAATTTTTCAGTTTTTTGACTTCGACTTCCAGTTCGTGGTCCTCGCCGGGGGAAAGATCCAGATTGGCGATTTCATCACGCTGATAAGTCAAAAAATCCAGACGTTGGGCCTTTTGTTTGGCATCGCTTTCAAGTTTTTTGATTTCAGCAAAAATCGCGTGATAGCGGTTGAATTTTTCCGTGAACAACAAACGTTTGTCCCAGGTGCCTGCGTACTGATCCAAAAGATCCAGATGATAGTGCTTGGACATCAGGTTGCGGTTTTCGTGCTGACCGGTCATTTCAATCAGCGGTGCGGAATGGCCTGCCAGTTCCACCATCGGGGCCACGATGTCACGCAGGCTGTTCAGGGTGCTCAGGCTGCCGTTCAGGTACACTTTGGATTTGTCACCAGAACTGAGCACGCGACGAACGATCAGGGTGTGCTCGTCGGCTTCAATGCCCATATCGTGCAGCATTTTTTGAATATCGGGGCGGGAGGAAATATCAAATGAACCCTCGATGGTCGCCTGGGTGGCGCCTGTGCGAATGGTGTCGCTGGAACCTTTGCCCCCCATCAACAGGGAAAGACTTTTCAGCAGAACGGATTTACCGGCGCCGGTTTCACCGCTCATGATGTTCAGTCCCTCTTTGAAAGAGACATGAAGGTTTTCGATAATCGCAAAATTGGACACTTTCAACTCAAGTAACATAATCTTTCCTTAAGCTCAGTTTCGATCGCCGAATTTCAGTTTCTCGCGCAGCAAATGGAAATAGTTGTGATTGGCTTCACGAACCATCCAGTGGTCATAACAAGAACGGCTGATGATGACTTCGTCATCGGCCGTCAGTTCCGTCATCTTCTGTCCGTCCACGATGAAGTGGGCCTTCTGGGTTTTACCCTCCAGACGGAAAGAAAGCTCCCGGTCATCCGGGAACAACAACGGACGGGAAGTCAGGCTGTGCGGCGCCACCGGAGTCACCACAAACACCGGGGACTCGGGATGGCAGATCGGGCCGCCCGCTGCCAGATTGTACGCCGTGGAGCCCGAAGGGCTGGCCACGATGAAACCATCGGCCTTCACCTGACTTACCAGGAATTTTTCAGAATAAATCGCCGTGTTGATCAATTGGGACATCGAGCCCCTTTCAATCACCATGTCGTTCAGCGCATGGTACTCGGCTCGAACCTTTCCTTTGCGCAGAATTTTGGAATAGATCATGGAGCGCGGACGCTGAACCATTTTCCCTTCCAGAGTTTTTTCGATGATATCAAAGCAGGAATCCGCACTGTGAGCCGTCAGGAACCCCAAAGAGCCCATGTTAAAGCCCAGAATAGGAACACTGCGACCTTCCAGCAGGCGCACGGCGCGCAGGTAAGTCCCGTCACCGCCCAGAACGATCACCAGTTTCAGATCGTCCATGTGCTTTTTGGTTTTCGCCGCCTTTGTGCCCGCTACCACTTTCTGGTCCGGGCAGGTAAAGACGTCAAAGCCGCGTTCTTTCAAAAACTCCGCGACCTTTTTAGCCAAAGAGACCGCTTGCGCAGTCTCCAGGCGATAGACCAAACCAATGCTGCCGTTTTCTTTCAAAACCAGCTTGCTCTGTTTGTGTTCTTTGTCCATCGAACTTTTCTTCATTAAATCAGTCCATCACGACGCAAAAGAGCGTTTGGATCCGGCTCACGACCGCGGAATTTCTTGTACAAATCCATCGGGTGCTCGGTGCCACCACGGCTCAGAACGTTGTCTTTGAACTTCTTGGCCACTTCCTGATTGAACAGGCCTTTTTCCTTGAAGTACTCAAAGGCATCCGCATCCAGAACCTCGGCCCATTTGTATGAGTAATAACCTGCAGAATAACCGCCAGCAAAGATGTGGCCGAAGCTGCAAGAAGAATTCGCGCCATCCACTTTCGGGAACAGACGGGTTTCGGCCGTTGCCAGCTCTTCAAACGCGTCCACATCCTTGATCGTGCCCGGATCGGTTGAGTGCCATGCCATGTCCATCAGACCGAACTGCAACTGACGGCAGGACATGTAACCCGCCTGGAACTTCTGGGAGCGTTTCAATTTCTCGATCAGCTCCGCCGGCATTGGTTCGTTGGTTTCGTAGTGACGGGCAAAGATGTCCAAGCCCTCTTTTTCACCCACCCAGTTTTCCATGATCTGGGAAGGAAGCTCCACGAAGTCCCAATAGACATTGGTACCGCTCAATGAAGGATACGTGCACTCAGACAGCATGCCGTGCAAAGCGTGGCCGAACTCGTGGAACAGCGTGCGAACTTCGTCATAAGTCAAAAGTGACGGCTTGGTCGGAGTCGGCTGCGTGAAGTTGCACACGATGCTGACGTGTGGGCGTTTCATTTCGCCGTCGATCAGACCCTGTGAACGGAACTGGGTCATCCAAGCGCCGCCTTTTTTGGTCTCGCGCGGGAAGTAGTCCGTATAGAACAGACCCATGTATTTGCCAGAAGCATCTTCATAGATCTCGTAAGCTTTCACTTCCGGGTGATAGACCGGGATTTCTTTGTTTTCTTTGAAAGTCAGGCCGTAAAGTTTCTTCGCGTGTGCGAACACACCTTCAACCACGTTTTCAAGTTTGAAGTAAGGGCGCAGGTCCTCTTCGTTGAACGCGTAACGCTCTTCTTTCAGTTTTTCAGAGTAATAAGCCACGTCCCAAGGTTTGATCTCTTTCAGACCATCCAGCTTGTTCGCGAACTCTGTCAGTTCCTGAACGTCTTTCAGGCCCGCGTTCTTGGAGGCCGCCAGAAGTTTGTTCAGGAAGTCCATAACAGTTTTTGGATTTTTCGCCATACGCTCGGCCAAGACGAAGTCAGCATGCGTGGTGAATTTCAAAACTTTCGCGCGCTTGTCACGAAGCTCAACAATTTTCAGAACGTTGGCCTGATTGTCGAACTCACCTTTGAAGGCCTTGGAAGAAAACGCTCTCCACATTTTCTCACGAAGCGCACGGTTTTTTGCGTAAGTCATGAACGGAAGGTAAGAAGGGATCTGCAGATTGAACATCCACTTGCCGTCGTGACCTTTGGATTTCGCCAAAGCCGCCGCACCTTCCAGTGTGCCCTCAGGCAAACCCTCAACATCTTCTTTTTTATCCAAAAGCATTTCGAAAGAATTGGTCGCTTTCAAAACGTTCTCAGAGAATTTCGGACCAAGAACAGAAAGCTCCTGATCGATCTGACGAAGAACTTCCTTGTCCGCCGCATTCAGCAAAGCTCCGTTGCGAGTGAAAGACAGGTAAGTTTTTTCCAGCAGGCGAGTTTGTTCCAGATTCAGGTTCAAGGATTCACGCTTGTCATAAACAGCTTTCACACGCGCAAAGATCTCAGCATCCAAAGAGATGTCAGAA
Coding sequences within it:
- the recN gene encoding DNA repair protein RecN — encoded protein: MLLELKVSNFAIIENLHVSFKEGLNIMSGETGAGKSVLLKSLSLLMGGKGSSDTIRTGATQATIEGSFDISSRPDIQKMLHDMGIEADEHTLIVRRVLSSGDKSKVYLNGSLSTLNSLRDIVAPMVELAGHSAPLIEMTGQHENRNLMSKHYHLDLLDQYAGTWDKRLLFTEKFNRYHAIFAEIKKLESDAKQKAQRLDFLTYQRDEIANLDLSPGEDHELEVEVKKLKNSNRIGAFVDQAESALYTDDDSAISRLNAILKKGLEISNVDPQIAAKLENLEQAKTLIDESIYDLRQYANKIDADPQRLEEAESRLSDLRKLQKKYGATVDDILKALMEMEIEISNLQNSESRVESLKKEASVILKELETLGADLHKRRQKGAELLADSVNAELLDLNMKGVTFHVMTEKLQELASTGLSDVEFLSQTSAKDAKRPLAKFASGGELSRILLSLKRVVGSSNQPRTYLFDEVDTGVSGETAEKVGRKLRTIAKGQQVVCVTHLPQVAAFGDIHFFIQKSPQKDSVNMVVSELKQKDRVQEIARLISGEKISKTSLAHAEQLLADAKQN
- a CDS encoding NAD(+)/NADH kinase is translated as MKKSSMDKEHKQSKLVLKENGSIGLVYRLETAQAVSLAKKVAEFLKERGFDVFTCPDQKVVAGTKAAKTKKHMDDLKLVIVLGGDGTYLRAVRLLEGRSVPILGFNMGSLGFLTAHSADSCFDIIEKTLEGKMVQRPRSMIYSKILRKGKVRAEYHALNDMVIERGSMSQLINTAIYSEKFLVSQVKADGFIVASPSGSTAYNLAAGGPICHPESPVFVVTPVAPHSLTSRPLLFPDDRELSFRLEGKTQKAHFIVDGQKMTELTADDEVIISRSCYDHWMVREANHNYFHLLREKLKFGDRN
- a CDS encoding M3 family metallopeptidase — protein: MNTTNPLLQPFKNKDQAVPFDLIKVEHYVPAVEEAIKMAKENVAKIKANPAAPDFENTIVALEAASVHADQISTIYSNLEVAHADEALQALAKDIYPMLTALSSDISLDAEIFARVKAVYDKRESLNLNLEQTRLLEKTYLSFTRNGALLNAADKEVLRQIDQELSVLGPKFSENVLKATNSFEMLLDKKEDVEGLPEGTLEGAAALAKSKGHDGKWMFNLQIPSYLPFMTYAKNRALREKMWRAFSSKAFKGEFDNQANVLKIVELRDKRAKVLKFTTHADFVLAERMAKNPKTVMDFLNKLLAASKNAGLKDVQELTEFANKLDGLKEIKPWDVAYYSEKLKEERYAFNEEDLRPYFKLENVVEGVFAHAKKLYGLTFKENKEIPVYHPEVKAYEIYEDASGKYMGLFYTDYFPRETKKGGAWMTQFRSQGLIDGEMKRPHVSIVCNFTQPTPTKPSLLTYDEVRTLFHEFGHALHGMLSECTYPSLSGTNVYWDFVELPSQIMENWVGEKEGLDIFARHYETNEPMPAELIEKLKRSQKFQAGYMSCRQLQFGLMDMAWHSTDPGTIKDVDAFEELATAETRLFPKVDGANSSCSFGHIFAGGYSAGYYSYKWAEVLDADAFEYFKEKGLFNQEVAKKFKDNVLSRGGTEHPMDLYKKFRGREPDPNALLRRDGLI